The following proteins come from a genomic window of Larimichthys crocea isolate SSNF chromosome III, L_crocea_2.0, whole genome shotgun sequence:
- the septin5a gene encoding septin 5a isoform X2 has product MTTNMRYKSRIPVKTEESTEEKQYVGFATLPNQVHRKSVKKGFDFTLMVAGESGMGKSTLVNSLFLTDLYKDRKLLNAEERINQTVEIIKHTVDIEEKGVKLKLTIVDTPGFGDAVNNNECWKPITDYIDQQFEQYFRDESGLNRKNIQDNRVHCCLYFIPPFGHGLRPVDVEFMKALHEKVNIIPLIAKADCLTPNEIKKLKDRIREEIDKFGIKVYQFPECDSDEDEEFKQLDKELKECTPFAVIGSNTVVEARGQRVRGRLYPWGIVEVENQSHCDFVKLRNMLIRSHMHDLKDVTCDVHYENYRAQCIQEMTSKLAQDNRMESPIPILPLSTPDVETEKLIKMKDEELKRMQEMLNKMQQQMHDKDQ; this is encoded by the exons gAGAAACAGTATGTGGGTTTTGCAACTTTGCCCAACCAGGTCCACAGGAAGTCTGTGAAGAAAGGCTTCGACTTCACGCTGATGGTGGCAG gagaGTCTGGTATGGGTAAATCCACCCTGGTCAACAGCCTGTTCCTCACAGACCTCTACAAAGACAGGAAGTTACTGAATGCTGAGG AGCGTATTAACCAAACTGTGGAGATCATCAAACACACTGTAGACATCGAGGAGAAAGGAGTAAAGCTCAAGCTGACCATCGTAGACACGCCAGGGTTCGGAGACGCCGTCAACAACAATGAGTG ctGGAAGCCAATCACAGACTACATAGATCAGCAGTTTGAACAATACTTCAGGGATGAGAGTGGGCTGAACAGAAAGAACATCCAGGACAACCGAGTCCACTGCTGCTTGTACTTCATCCCACCATTTGGGCACGg GCTGCGTCCGGTAGATGTTGAGTTCATGAAGGCTCTGCATGAAAAAGTTAACATAATCCCACTCATTGCAAAAGCCGACTGCCTCACACCCAACGAGATAAAAAAGCTTAAAGACAGA ataCGAGAGGAAATAGACAAGTTTGGGATCAAAGTGTACCAGTTCCCAGAATGTGACtctgatgaggatgaagagttCAAACAACTTGACAAAGAGCTGAAG GAGTGCACCCCTTTCGCTGTAATCGGCAGTAACACAGTGGTGGAAGCTAGAgggcagagagtgagagggagactGTACCCCTGGGGAATCGTTGAAG TGGAAAACCAGTCGCATTGTGACTTTGTGAAACTGAGGAACATGCTGATTCGGTCACACATGCATGACCTCAAAGACGTGACCTGTGACGTTCACTATGAAAACTACAGAGCGCAGTGCATACAGGAAATGACCAG taAACTGGCTCAGGACAACCGCATGGAGAGTCCCATCCCCATCCTGCCGCTCTCCACCCCGGATGTGGAGACAGAGAAACTAATCAAAATGAAAGATGAGGAG ctgaagaGGATGCAGGAGATGCTGAACaaaatgcagcagcagatgcATGATAAAGACCAGTGA
- the septin5a gene encoding septin 5a isoform X1: MDAIMLQEKLVERLLCPRVRTARQKEKQYVGFATLPNQVHRKSVKKGFDFTLMVAGESGMGKSTLVNSLFLTDLYKDRKLLNAEERINQTVEIIKHTVDIEEKGVKLKLTIVDTPGFGDAVNNNECWKPITDYIDQQFEQYFRDESGLNRKNIQDNRVHCCLYFIPPFGHGLRPVDVEFMKALHEKVNIIPLIAKADCLTPNEIKKLKDRIREEIDKFGIKVYQFPECDSDEDEEFKQLDKELKECTPFAVIGSNTVVEARGQRVRGRLYPWGIVEVENQSHCDFVKLRNMLIRSHMHDLKDVTCDVHYENYRAQCIQEMTSKLAQDNRMESPIPILPLSTPDVETEKLIKMKDEELKRMQEMLNKMQQQMHDKDQ; this comes from the exons gAGAAACAGTATGTGGGTTTTGCAACTTTGCCCAACCAGGTCCACAGGAAGTCTGTGAAGAAAGGCTTCGACTTCACGCTGATGGTGGCAG gagaGTCTGGTATGGGTAAATCCACCCTGGTCAACAGCCTGTTCCTCACAGACCTCTACAAAGACAGGAAGTTACTGAATGCTGAGG AGCGTATTAACCAAACTGTGGAGATCATCAAACACACTGTAGACATCGAGGAGAAAGGAGTAAAGCTCAAGCTGACCATCGTAGACACGCCAGGGTTCGGAGACGCCGTCAACAACAATGAGTG ctGGAAGCCAATCACAGACTACATAGATCAGCAGTTTGAACAATACTTCAGGGATGAGAGTGGGCTGAACAGAAAGAACATCCAGGACAACCGAGTCCACTGCTGCTTGTACTTCATCCCACCATTTGGGCACGg GCTGCGTCCGGTAGATGTTGAGTTCATGAAGGCTCTGCATGAAAAAGTTAACATAATCCCACTCATTGCAAAAGCCGACTGCCTCACACCCAACGAGATAAAAAAGCTTAAAGACAGA ataCGAGAGGAAATAGACAAGTTTGGGATCAAAGTGTACCAGTTCCCAGAATGTGACtctgatgaggatgaagagttCAAACAACTTGACAAAGAGCTGAAG GAGTGCACCCCTTTCGCTGTAATCGGCAGTAACACAGTGGTGGAAGCTAGAgggcagagagtgagagggagactGTACCCCTGGGGAATCGTTGAAG TGGAAAACCAGTCGCATTGTGACTTTGTGAAACTGAGGAACATGCTGATTCGGTCACACATGCATGACCTCAAAGACGTGACCTGTGACGTTCACTATGAAAACTACAGAGCGCAGTGCATACAGGAAATGACCAG taAACTGGCTCAGGACAACCGCATGGAGAGTCCCATCCCCATCCTGCCGCTCTCCACCCCGGATGTGGAGACAGAGAAACTAATCAAAATGAAAGATGAGGAG ctgaagaGGATGCAGGAGATGCTGAACaaaatgcagcagcagatgcATGATAAAGACCAGTGA